In one window of Chryseobacterium sp. JV274 DNA:
- a CDS encoding TolC family protein — protein MKNNLLIFTFSFFAFPAFGWAQSAPDFKELLDSAMVRDSNLKMQVIQNKLTDLDEHKLKDIFLPTLELSGKAGYLNGTARLTSPEINLAPFINIPEGAFNNNFNVSGFSGIAKADAKMLLYSGGKVKYMKKAVEEKKKSEDILLEKTKDEVIAGISRAYDQLALIHQSKKVLDESKKRLDINRKTADKALGYGLITPYDHKKIELAQATLDAKMVEYEGKKELLLTQLYILTGISRERLRMIDPVLSPVELLAAEKGIEQRAEIRALEHGISAADYKIKAERTWMIPKVQLMASAYYIGLYGNRIKSSENVIPAVPLLGYEGKKLDWRPNNINVFPLITAGVGFKWEIFDGKEGKHAEETAKVGKEVLQNQKEDALKKLTLNLANNQTNYDIASAQITLKAKEKELAKNALVQAEKEFRYGMSKSSQLIDAENDLEAVELEYQNAIFNQRRAGIELMRSTQELDITKFYLIP, from the coding sequence ATGAAAAACAATTTATTGATTTTTACGTTTAGTTTTTTTGCTTTCCCCGCTTTTGGCTGGGCACAGTCTGCGCCGGATTTTAAAGAACTTCTGGATAGTGCTATGGTTCGGGATTCGAACCTCAAAATGCAGGTTATCCAAAACAAACTTACCGATCTTGACGAACACAAACTGAAAGACATCTTTCTTCCTACCCTGGAATTGAGTGGTAAAGCCGGCTATCTTAACGGAACAGCAAGACTTACGTCACCGGAAATCAATCTCGCTCCCTTTATCAATATTCCGGAAGGAGCTTTTAACAATAATTTCAATGTATCAGGATTTTCAGGTATTGCCAAGGCAGATGCCAAAATGCTGTTGTATTCCGGAGGGAAGGTAAAGTACATGAAAAAAGCAGTTGAAGAAAAGAAGAAATCTGAAGATATTCTGCTGGAGAAAACAAAAGATGAAGTGATTGCCGGTATTTCCAGAGCATATGATCAGCTAGCCTTGATTCATCAGTCTAAAAAAGTGCTGGATGAAAGCAAAAAAAGACTAGATATCAACAGAAAAACTGCCGATAAAGCGCTTGGCTACGGTTTGATTACTCCTTATGACCATAAGAAAATCGAACTGGCTCAGGCCACCTTAGATGCAAAAATGGTAGAATATGAAGGGAAGAAAGAACTGCTTCTTACCCAGCTTTATATTTTAACAGGAATCAGCAGAGAAAGGCTCAGAATGATTGATCCGGTATTATCTCCTGTAGAATTGCTTGCGGCAGAAAAAGGAATAGAGCAGAGAGCTGAAATCCGTGCATTGGAACATGGGATAAGTGCAGCAGACTATAAAATAAAGGCTGAAAGAACATGGATGATTCCTAAAGTACAGCTGATGGCTTCCGCATATTATATCGGCTTGTACGGAAACAGGATCAAATCTTCAGAAAATGTAATCCCGGCAGTTCCACTACTTGGTTATGAAGGAAAAAAACTGGACTGGAGACCCAATAATATCAACGTATTTCCATTAATTACAGCAGGAGTAGGGTTTAAGTGGGAAATTTTTGATGGTAAAGAAGGAAAACACGCTGAAGAAACAGCTAAGGTAGGAAAAGAAGTATTACAGAACCAGAAAGAAGATGCACTGAAAAAACTGACATTGAATCTGGCTAATAATCAAACCAATTATGATATAGCTTCCGCTCAGATTACCTTAAAAGCCAAAGAAAAAGAACTGGCAAAAAATGCACTCGTACAGGCAGAAAAAGAATTCAGGTACGGAATGAGCAAATCTTCTCAGCTTATTGATGCAGAAAACGATCTTGAAGCTGTTGAACTTGAATATCAGAATGCCATTTTCAACCAGAGAAGAGCGGGAATAGAACTGATGAGATCTACCCAGGAACTGGATATCACCAAATTTTATTTAATCCCTTAA
- a CDS encoding HlyD family secretion protein, whose product MHKNISILFAALFLLGSCDKKNEKTKEPEGKTKKDVISFAPKVTGRILKIYVSEGQTVKKGDTLAQLDVPEVSAKIAQAQGAVNAASAQEQMAKNGATSDQLRQLQAKYKGLKEQYEFAQKSYKRANNMFRDSLMSPQAHDEIYAKLQGAKAQYDAVVAELDDVNRGTRFEKIEMAAGQASQAKGALQEANVAYSERYIIATNDMEIETISLNTGELATAGFALFNGYIPESTYFRFTIPESAISKYKKGQEVTMQIVYNKENLTGNIVYIKQLTKYADITTAYPDYQLQDAIYEIKVKPKDMNKAKSILVNANVILK is encoded by the coding sequence ATGCATAAAAATATATCTATACTCTTCGCTGCTCTGTTTTTGTTGGGGAGCTGTGACAAAAAAAATGAAAAGACCAAAGAACCTGAAGGAAAAACCAAGAAGGATGTGATCTCTTTTGCCCCAAAAGTTACCGGAAGGATCTTAAAAATATACGTTTCCGAAGGTCAGACGGTGAAAAAAGGAGATACTTTGGCTCAGCTTGACGTACCTGAAGTGTCTGCAAAAATAGCACAGGCACAGGGCGCAGTAAACGCTGCTTCAGCCCAGGAGCAAATGGCAAAAAATGGAGCGACATCCGATCAGTTGAGACAGCTTCAGGCCAAATATAAAGGTTTGAAAGAGCAATATGAATTTGCTCAGAAATCTTACAAAAGAGCAAACAATATGTTCCGTGACAGTTTAATGTCTCCGCAGGCTCATGACGAAATCTATGCAAAACTGCAGGGTGCAAAAGCACAATATGATGCGGTTGTAGCAGAGCTGGATGACGTAAACAGAGGAACCCGTTTTGAGAAAATAGAGATGGCAGCAGGACAGGCATCACAGGCCAAAGGAGCTTTGCAGGAAGCCAATGTAGCCTATTCCGAAAGATACATCATTGCCACCAACGACATGGAAATAGAAACCATCAGTTTAAATACAGGAGAGCTGGCAACAGCTGGTTTTGCCTTGTTTAACGGATATATTCCGGAAAGTACCTATTTCAGATTTACGATCCCGGAAAGTGCTATTTCAAAATATAAAAAAGGGCAGGAGGTTACGATGCAGATCGTTTATAATAAAGAAAATCTTACAGGAAACATTGTATACATCAAACAGCTTACAAAGTATGCGGATATTACAACGGCTTACCCTGATTATCAGTTGCAGGATGCGATCTATGAGATCAAAGTAAAACCTAAAGACATGAATAAGGCTAAAAGTATTTTAGTCAATGCTAATGTAATCCTGAAATAA
- a CDS encoding ABC transporter permease, which yields MKEFFRLLKREFKLFIGNSTLRTVFFLAPVFYATLLGFVYKSGKVENTPVLVVDRDNTPLSNQLTEMLDDNKSIRIIRYLQEPLSIKDEVIRHEAAAVVIIPSRFEGDMLQKKYPELNVYINTGNVLTANFASKALQLTIGTFSAGASIKGLQKAGMPAAKAATQYEPFKANYITLFNTTGNYLIFMWPAMLAVVLQQVILLAMAVSFAAEFERGSFVKEYLKMKKWAFPTMLIKVIPIWVFSILIVGIYYFMHMIFHVPMPEGIFNFILLTAVFVGSVSFLGVFISILIPDALKATQILMVIASPAFIISGFTWPLNAMPAFVQFIANIIPLTPFLQAFKILLIQKGSVELTFPYLKHLSILLVVYAIIGWIALKIKLWFIFRKAAPQEIAVENTSPEDVE from the coding sequence ATGAAAGAATTTTTCCGTCTTTTAAAACGTGAGTTCAAACTTTTTATCGGCAATTCTACCTTAAGAACCGTGTTCTTTTTGGCACCGGTTTTTTATGCAACCTTGCTGGGGTTTGTCTACAAAAGCGGAAAAGTTGAAAATACTCCCGTATTGGTGGTCGACAGGGATAATACTCCGCTGTCTAACCAGTTGACGGAAATGCTGGATGATAATAAAAGCATCAGGATTATCAGATATCTGCAGGAACCTCTGAGCATCAAAGATGAGGTGATCAGACATGAAGCTGCCGCTGTAGTGATTATTCCCTCAAGATTTGAAGGAGACATGCTTCAGAAAAAATATCCCGAACTGAATGTTTATATCAATACAGGAAATGTTTTAACGGCAAATTTTGCCTCCAAAGCTCTTCAGCTGACCATAGGAACATTCTCTGCCGGAGCATCCATCAAAGGACTTCAAAAGGCAGGAATGCCTGCAGCAAAGGCAGCAACACAATATGAGCCTTTCAAAGCCAATTACATTACTCTTTTCAATACTACCGGAAACTACCTGATCTTCATGTGGCCGGCAATGCTGGCAGTAGTATTGCAGCAGGTGATCTTATTAGCTATGGCCGTAAGTTTTGCCGCCGAATTTGAAAGAGGTTCTTTCGTGAAAGAATACCTGAAAATGAAAAAATGGGCCTTCCCAACCATGCTGATAAAAGTGATCCCTATCTGGGTATTTTCTATTCTCATTGTAGGTATTTATTACTTTATGCACATGATTTTCCATGTTCCGATGCCTGAAGGAATATTTAATTTTATTCTCCTGACAGCGGTCTTTGTAGGATCAGTTTCATTTTTGGGAGTATTTATCAGTATTCTGATTCCCGATGCATTGAAAGCAACACAGATTTTGATGGTGATTGCCTCACCGGCTTTCATTATCAGTGGTTTTACATGGCCATTGAATGCGATGCCTGCTTTCGTTCAGTTCATCGCCAATATTATTCCATTAACCCCTTTCTTGCAGGCTTTCAAAATCTTATTAATTCAAAAAGGATCCGTAGAACTTACATTTCCTTACCTGAAACATTTAAGTATCCTTTTAGTGGTATACGCCATTATTGGCTGGATTGCTTTAAAGATCAAACTTTGGTTTATTTTCAGAAAAGCGGCACCACAGGAAATTGCAGTTGAGAACACTTCTCCGGAGGATGTTGAGTAG
- a CDS encoding alpha-2-macroglobulin family protein, protein MKRFSKIFMLLLVMLSFSTVSAQKYYDTQWKKIAENSTKGAYKSNLPIILDIQKQAMKENNAFELIRSLKAEFSIVNQTVDDDQNDSASQFFKKLKDAEGKMSGESKLVYKVLLNGFFMDYYNQNSWKINGRTNINSQDVSQIETWSKLDFKNYLTKSFQEIDQEKPEMKKISLEKYKNIFSGTGDTAYFPTLSDWYAIKKVEFLSENNIFTKNELTANRTTINAIYDEMIAQNTGNAKLYFMKEKITENCNFNHCKDKLEQLQNLLKSNVEGDYKVVVMGEIMDELVGKKKPKEAIALAAQAKNEYPKSPFIENIKSKEAQIVNPYLTLKYEAQTQNNLPIHFVAQYQNVSEFTLNIYEVKDDFTSLLQYVQNSYSDTFGKLKKNLVRKETFQLPDPKDYQNHRTSLEVKPLPSGVYVAEFTVAGADMKDSDSRQNFYFLVSGNKIIYQSKTDRKPLADELKLVNSENGKPLTNEGLKFYEFVSNKTLTKIDGTTNASGVFKFPSSENKDYYRTFLIQQPKTNDFQIMQVYGNRGNADDYNYNPNKETRSTAQIFIDRGIYRPGQTVYFKVINTRINKEVESVLSGIKQKITLFNTNSEEVSSQEFTANEFGSYHGSFILPKGKLNGNFYLRIDGESQGYKNFRVEEYKRPKFEVTFDPVKDEYKYGQTIELKGKAVMFSGVPLNNTTVNYEIKKQNIRWRYFSWYPQDNDNENSILGEAKTNEKGEFTIRLELKKDEKLEGIQIDNYAINASVTDINGETQTANTQLKVASVSHYIQAENINNTFADENVKVKVETKNYNDQNLKKPYQVKLSKLIAPDRIFRDNFKSDVQNLPKYSKEEFISKFPHDLFDKNDEIKNWKTEKVLVERQQQPSADNAQLSTNLDLGKLEAGDYQLELFNFEGKDTIKTAQNFSVWDKASLKPAQKTFLTGIAPKEELSRGEKAKVYVFSAIPDALVNVFVQDGSGKTVSEVHQLKKGILEYTVEIPKDKSVSTLNLQFQLVAFNDVRTESVALNIKDTEKPLKIETVTFRDKLEPDSKEKWTVKVTGNDKEKINAEVLANMYDMSLDQFAANSFSWRKLYTPFVIVTSYGINNYLQQQNYQKRLRYFEDKYVQVPQFNWFDGDFLYSLQGNVAGVVIQEGVKSPAYAPPPSPIAGAKFKTARASVAKEVVMNEAVDAMASNADGVLDKDDQEKALDKVAVRQNLNETAFFYPDLKTDAEGNVSFEFTSPEALTKWKLMFLAHTKDARAATLEKEVVTQKEFSVTPNYPRFLREGDELNLQSKLSNLTDKKLDGSAELQILDAFTNENISSKFGINSGVQNFSLNENGSSALTWKLKVPENVSSVIFKVVAKAGQYSDGEQQAIAVLPNRMLVTDAVPVFVKEGETKTFVLDNLKNNTSTTASNVSNTLELTTNPIWEIMFALPSLKNDQNNSADVIFNKWFADVLASEIFKANPKMKTVFEEYQNKGLLNSNLEKNQELKQLLLEETPWVLESKNEGEQMQKLALLFDANTMKNSISQDWDEFKKLQNPDGGFSWYPGYPSSYGTSLYILKNLGKINSWLKENVKDYQSADQNAMTAKLVQYVDNEVNKYFDVKKGNVWNNWAMDYLDTRNYWEKQYPLKGKGATLKTLVKQKAKTAKITDFTFFGLHRAALLMNDYGLKDVSDKLMTYLKETSTDTKTQGVYWKQNLNDWGWFGSKVVNHAGALEAFNKLKSNDQSFIEDMKIWLVTQKEVNSWGSSRGTAEVIFTILNSGKSWTGAESDKAAVVWGGKELAPQTQATGYVKSTLKPEAVDKNLATVTITKPGPGIVQGGLFWQYYEDLDKIKSSENYISVTKELYKKVKTVNGEELQKISAETPLKVGDKVTVRMILNTDRAMEFIHIKDMRAAGFEPVDVLSGYQWKNNLGYYQSTKDASTNFYIQYMPKGKYVFEYDVVSNASGKFSNGITTMQNYYAPQMNAHTKGSNVTISE, encoded by the coding sequence ATGAAAAGATTTTCCAAGATTTTTATGCTTTTGCTTGTAATGCTAAGCTTTTCAACGGTATCCGCACAGAAATATTACGATACCCAATGGAAAAAAATTGCTGAAAACAGTACGAAAGGAGCTTATAAATCTAATCTTCCCATTATTTTAGACATACAAAAACAAGCGATGAAAGAAAATAATGCCTTTGAACTGATCCGTTCTCTGAAAGCGGAGTTCAGTATTGTAAACCAAACGGTGGATGATGACCAGAACGATTCCGCTTCCCAATTTTTTAAAAAGCTTAAAGATGCAGAAGGCAAGATGAGCGGGGAAAGTAAATTGGTATACAAAGTTTTACTGAATGGTTTTTTCATGGATTATTACAACCAGAACTCATGGAAAATAAACGGAAGAACCAATATCAATTCTCAGGATGTTTCACAAATTGAGACCTGGAGTAAGCTTGATTTTAAAAATTATTTGACAAAAAGCTTTCAGGAAATTGATCAGGAAAAGCCTGAAATGAAAAAGATTTCTCTGGAAAAGTATAAGAATATATTTTCCGGAACGGGTGACACAGCCTATTTTCCAACATTGTCTGATTGGTATGCAATAAAGAAAGTAGAGTTTTTATCTGAAAACAATATTTTCACAAAAAATGAACTGACAGCAAACCGTACAACGATCAATGCGATTTATGATGAGATGATTGCTCAGAATACAGGAAATGCAAAGCTGTATTTCATGAAAGAAAAGATTACAGAGAATTGTAATTTCAATCACTGCAAAGATAAACTTGAACAGCTTCAGAATCTTTTAAAATCTAATGTAGAAGGAGATTATAAAGTGGTAGTCATGGGAGAAATCATGGATGAACTTGTGGGCAAGAAGAAACCTAAAGAAGCTATTGCGTTGGCTGCCCAGGCTAAAAATGAATATCCGAAATCTCCATTCATTGAGAATATCAAAAGTAAGGAAGCTCAGATTGTAAATCCATATCTGACTCTAAAATATGAAGCCCAGACTCAGAATAATCTGCCGATTCATTTTGTTGCACAATATCAGAATGTATCAGAATTTACCCTGAATATTTATGAAGTAAAAGATGATTTTACATCACTACTCCAATACGTTCAGAATTCTTATTCTGATACTTTCGGAAAATTAAAGAAGAATCTGGTAAGGAAAGAAACATTCCAGCTTCCTGATCCTAAGGATTATCAGAATCATAGAACTTCACTGGAAGTGAAACCGCTTCCTTCAGGAGTATATGTAGCAGAATTTACGGTTGCCGGAGCCGACATGAAAGATTCAGACTCCAGACAGAATTTTTACTTTCTGGTATCCGGAAACAAGATCATCTATCAGTCTAAAACTGACAGAAAACCTCTTGCAGATGAATTGAAATTGGTTAACAGTGAAAATGGTAAACCTTTAACAAATGAAGGTCTTAAATTTTATGAATTTGTTTCCAATAAAACGTTAACTAAAATTGATGGAACAACGAATGCAAGCGGAGTATTTAAGTTCCCTTCTTCTGAAAACAAAGACTATTACAGAACTTTCCTGATCCAACAGCCTAAGACCAATGATTTCCAGATCATGCAGGTCTATGGAAACAGAGGAAATGCTGACGATTATAATTATAATCCTAACAAAGAAACCCGTTCAACTGCCCAGATTTTCATAGACAGAGGTATTTACCGTCCTGGACAGACTGTTTATTTCAAGGTGATTAATACCAGAATCAATAAAGAAGTTGAATCTGTTCTTTCAGGAATAAAACAAAAAATTACTTTATTTAATACCAATAGCGAAGAGGTTTCTTCCCAGGAATTTACTGCCAATGAGTTTGGTTCTTACCACGGAAGCTTCATTCTTCCTAAAGGAAAACTGAACGGTAATTTTTATCTGAGAATAGACGGTGAAAGCCAGGGATATAAAAATTTCAGAGTAGAAGAATACAAAAGACCGAAGTTTGAAGTCACCTTTGATCCGGTAAAGGATGAATACAAATACGGACAGACTATAGAGCTGAAAGGAAAAGCAGTCATGTTCTCCGGTGTTCCGCTGAACAATACCACAGTAAACTATGAAATTAAGAAGCAGAATATCAGATGGAGATATTTCAGCTGGTATCCACAGGACAATGATAATGAAAACTCAATTCTGGGTGAGGCAAAGACCAATGAAAAAGGTGAGTTTACGATTCGTCTGGAACTTAAAAAAGATGAAAAACTGGAAGGGATACAAATTGATAACTATGCCATCAATGCTTCTGTTACAGACATCAATGGGGAAACACAGACCGCCAATACGCAATTGAAAGTAGCTTCGGTCTCTCATTATATTCAGGCAGAAAATATCAACAATACTTTTGCAGATGAAAATGTAAAAGTAAAAGTGGAAACCAAGAACTATAATGATCAGAATCTTAAGAAGCCCTATCAGGTTAAGTTATCAAAACTGATCGCTCCGGACAGGATTTTCAGAGATAATTTCAAGTCTGATGTTCAGAATCTGCCGAAATATTCAAAAGAAGAATTTATCAGCAAATTCCCACACGATCTTTTTGATAAAAATGATGAGATCAAGAATTGGAAAACCGAAAAAGTACTGGTAGAAAGACAGCAGCAGCCATCTGCTGACAATGCGCAGCTTTCAACGAATCTTGATTTAGGAAAGCTTGAAGCAGGAGATTACCAGCTGGAACTTTTCAATTTCGAAGGGAAAGATACTATAAAAACAGCACAGAATTTCAGTGTTTGGGATAAAGCATCTTTAAAACCGGCTCAAAAAACTTTCCTTACGGGGATTGCTCCGAAGGAAGAATTGTCAAGAGGAGAAAAAGCTAAAGTGTATGTATTCTCAGCAATTCCTGATGCATTAGTGAATGTTTTTGTACAGGATGGTTCCGGGAAAACAGTTTCAGAAGTTCATCAGCTCAAAAAAGGAATATTGGAATATACCGTTGAAATTCCTAAAGACAAAAGTGTGTCCACACTGAATCTGCAGTTCCAGCTGGTTGCATTTAATGATGTGAGAACAGAATCTGTAGCTTTAAACATAAAAGACACAGAAAAACCTTTAAAAATTGAAACAGTAACCTTCAGAGATAAACTAGAACCGGACTCTAAGGAAAAATGGACGGTAAAAGTAACCGGAAACGATAAAGAAAAGATTAATGCTGAGGTCTTGGCCAATATGTACGATATGTCTTTGGATCAGTTTGCTGCAAACAGCTTTAGTTGGAGAAAATTGTACACGCCATTTGTGATTGTTACTTCTTACGGAATCAACAATTATCTGCAACAGCAGAACTATCAGAAAAGACTGAGATATTTTGAAGACAAATATGTACAGGTTCCACAGTTTAACTGGTTTGATGGTGACTTTTTATATTCATTACAGGGGAATGTTGCAGGAGTTGTAATTCAGGAAGGAGTTAAATCCCCGGCTTATGCACCACCGCCATCACCAATTGCTGGCGCAAAATTTAAAACTGCAAGAGCATCCGTAGCAAAAGAAGTTGTAATGAACGAAGCGGTAGACGCAATGGCATCTAATGCAGATGGTGTTTTAGATAAAGATGATCAAGAAAAAGCACTGGATAAAGTGGCCGTTCGCCAAAACCTGAACGAAACAGCATTCTTCTATCCGGATCTTAAAACAGATGCCGAAGGAAACGTAAGTTTTGAATTCACTTCTCCGGAAGCATTGACAAAATGGAAACTGATGTTCCTTGCCCACACAAAAGATGCAAGAGCTGCTACATTGGAAAAAGAAGTGGTAACACAAAAAGAATTCTCAGTAACTCCAAATTATCCAAGATTCCTGAGAGAAGGAGATGAGCTGAATCTGCAGTCGAAGTTATCTAACCTTACAGATAAAAAACTGGATGGTTCTGCAGAGTTACAAATTCTGGATGCCTTTACCAATGAAAATATTTCTTCAAAATTTGGAATAAATTCAGGAGTACAAAACTTTAGTTTAAATGAAAATGGAAGCAGTGCATTAACATGGAAATTAAAGGTTCCGGAAAATGTTTCCTCTGTTATTTTTAAAGTGGTTGCTAAAGCTGGTCAGTATTCTGACGGTGAGCAGCAAGCCATTGCCGTATTGCCCAACAGAATGCTGGTGACGGATGCTGTTCCGGTTTTTGTGAAAGAAGGAGAAACCAAAACATTTGTGTTGGACAATCTTAAAAATAATACATCCACAACAGCTTCTAATGTTTCCAATACGTTAGAACTGACAACCAATCCGATCTGGGAAATCATGTTTGCCCTTCCAAGTCTGAAAAATGATCAGAATAATTCAGCAGATGTGATCTTCAATAAATGGTTCGCAGATGTGCTGGCTTCAGAAATATTCAAAGCTAATCCGAAAATGAAAACGGTTTTTGAAGAATATCAGAATAAAGGATTATTAAATTCAAATCTTGAAAAAAATCAGGAGCTGAAACAACTGTTGCTGGAAGAAACACCTTGGGTACTGGAAAGTAAAAATGAAGGGGAGCAGATGCAGAAACTGGCATTACTATTTGATGCCAATACGATGAAAAATTCTATCAGTCAGGATTGGGATGAGTTCAAAAAACTGCAAAATCCGGATGGTGGATTCTCATGGTATCCTGGTTATCCAAGTTCTTACGGTACCTCATTGTATATTCTTAAAAACTTAGGAAAGATCAACTCTTGGTTAAAAGAAAATGTAAAAGACTATCAAAGTGCCGACCAGAATGCTATGACAGCTAAACTGGTTCAGTATGTAGACAATGAGGTCAACAAGTATTTTGATGTAAAAAAAGGAAACGTTTGGAATAACTGGGCTATGGATTATCTTGATACCAGAAACTATTGGGAAAAACAATATCCGTTGAAAGGAAAAGGTGCTACTCTGAAAACGTTAGTTAAACAAAAAGCAAAAACAGCTAAGATTACAGATTTCACATTCTTCGGACTTCACCGTGCAGCATTGTTAATGAATGATTATGGTCTGAAAGATGTATCTGATAAATTGATGACTTACCTTAAAGAAACGTCAACGGATACAAAAACACAAGGCGTTTACTGGAAGCAGAATCTTAATGACTGGGGATGGTTTGGTTCAAAGGTGGTCAACCATGCTGGTGCACTGGAAGCATTCAACAAGTTAAAATCTAATGACCAAAGCTTTATTGAAGATATGAAAATCTGGCTGGTAACTCAGAAGGAAGTGAACTCATGGGGAAGCTCAAGAGGGACAGCTGAAGTGATTTTTACTATTTTAAATTCAGGAAAATCATGGACAGGAGCAGAAAGTGATAAAGCTGCTGTCGTTTGGGGAGGAAAAGAATTAGCTCCTCAGACACAAGCCACGGGTTATGTGAAGTCAACTTTAAAACCAGAAGCCGTAGATAAAAACTTAGCGACAGTAACTATTACAAAACCTGGTCCAGGAATTGTGCAGGGAGGATTGTTCTGGCAGTATTATGAAGATCTCGATAAAATCAAATCTTCTGAGAATTATATTTCCGTAACGAAAGAACTCTATAAAAAAGTGAAAACCGTAAACGGTGAAGAACTTCAGAAAATCTCAGCAGAAACCCCATTGAAAGTAGGAGATAAAGTAACCGTAAGAATGATTCTGAATACAGACAGAGCGATGGAGTTTATCCACATTAAAGATATGCGTGCGGCAGGATTTGAACCTGTAGATGTATTATCCGGATATCAGTGGAAAAATAATCTTGGATACTACCAGTCCACCAAAGATGCTTCTACCAACTTCTATATTCAGTACATGCCAAAAGGAAAATATGTTTTTGAATATGATGTGGTTTCCAATGCATCAGGGAAGTTCTCCAACGGAATTACAACCATGCAGAATTACTATGCACCACAGATGAATGCTCACACAAAAGGAAGTAATGTGACAATATCAGAATAA
- the eco gene encoding serine protease inhibitor ecotin, whose translation MKFSKTLITGLVLMAGVNAFAQKKAEKFEKLQIEMFPKAKEGYKQVYIQLPVAKNENDLKVELFVGAEKMLDCNNYFLMGEMKTQDLQGWGYNYYEVESKGETAGTLMGCPGQKQTKKFVTLKPETVRYNSKLPLVFYVPKDIEVRYRILRPDAGMKKAVQR comes from the coding sequence ATGAAATTTTCTAAAACTTTAATTACTGGATTGGTATTGATGGCTGGAGTAAATGCTTTCGCGCAAAAGAAAGCAGAAAAGTTTGAAAAACTACAGATTGAAATGTTCCCCAAAGCTAAAGAAGGATATAAACAAGTATATATTCAGCTTCCCGTAGCAAAAAACGAAAACGATTTAAAAGTTGAACTTTTTGTAGGTGCTGAAAAAATGTTAGATTGTAACAATTATTTCCTGATGGGAGAAATGAAAACTCAGGATCTTCAGGGATGGGGCTACAATTATTATGAAGTAGAGTCTAAAGGAGAAACAGCAGGAACTCTTATGGGATGTCCAGGGCAGAAACAGACTAAAAAGTTTGTTACCCTAAAGCCTGAAACTGTAAGATACAACAGTAAACTTCCATTGGTATTTTATGTACCGAAAGATATTGAAGTTCGTTACAGAATTTTACGTCCGGATGCTGGCATGAAAAAAGCAGTTCAAAGATAA